From the genome of Alosa alosa isolate M-15738 ecotype Scorff River unplaced genomic scaffold, AALO_Geno_1.1 AALO_1.0_unplaced_626, whole genome shotgun sequence, one region includes:
- the LOC125290547 gene encoding uncharacterized protein LOC125290547, translating to MASAQDLPQVFFSELCGIIDSLHSQLEWNTGDLDYIHRRIEELLHILSRFTENSVIPNGQAVLENLVGALQILQCSQTVSINGYRPPVILTGQNGRPAFDISKEQLEYFLDFDFTVPEISRLLDVSVRTIRRRMSDFGLSTGQTYTDITNLRSIISGYLATTPNSGYRIVYGFLRSSGIRVSQLRVRETLRALDPIASAIRGLQVLLIPRRPYSVPSPLSLWHIDGNHKLVSIHTLPPVFNKHIKPEPNYFNSSRQQWRIIIHGGIDGYSRKIMYMQANTDNKATTVFQCFMTAVNTLDCHRAMATKVEKM from the exons ATGGCTAGTGCTCAAGACCTCCCACAAGTTTTTTTTAGCGAACTGTGTGGAATCATAGACAGTTTACACTCTCAATTGGAATGGAACACAGGGGACCTAGATTACATACATAGACGCATCGAGGAGCTTCTCCACATTTTGTCCAGATTCACAGAAAACTCGGTTATACCCAATGGGCAGGCTGTGTTGGAGAACCTTGTGGGCGCCTTGCAGATTTTGCAATGTAGCCAAACTGTTAGTATCAATGGATATCGACCACCAGTTATTTTGACGGGACAGAATGGACGACCAGCGTTTGACATATCAAAAGAGCAACTGGAGTATTTCCTAGATTTTGATTTTACGGTTCCTGAGATTTCTCGATTACTTGATGTCAGCGTGCGAACAATTAGACGTCGTATGAGTGACTTTGGGCTGTCCACAGGGCAAACCTACACGGACATCACTAATTTAAGGAGCATAATATCCGGCTATCTGGCCACTACTCCAAATTCTGGCTACAGAATTGTGTATGGATTTTTACGCAGCTCAGGAATCAG GGTTTCACAGTTAAGGGTTAGGGAGACCCTTAGAGCTTTGGATCCAATTGCCAGTGCTATTCGTGGCCTTCAGGTGTTGCTGATCCCAAGAAGGCCGTATTCTGTGCCCTCTCCATTATCGCTCTGGCACATCGATGGCAATCACAAACTTGTAAG CATTCATACACTTCCACCTGTGTTCAATAAACATATCAAACCAGAACCGAACTATTTCAATAGCTCTAGACAACA ATGGAGAATTATTATTCACGGAGGCATCGATGGATACAGTAGGAAGATCATGTATATGCAAGCCAATACAGACAACAAAGCCACAACTGTCTTCCAGTGTTTTATGACTGCAGTCAACACTTTGGATTGCCACCGCGCAATGGCGACAAAGGTGGAGAAAATGTAG